One Turneriella parva DSM 21527 genomic region harbors:
- a CDS encoding Crp/Fnr family transcriptional regulator: MPITRNYSAGSIVYFAGDVGEDVYVMQKGRISLISTSLDQKDDIKEDVRKGEFFGVKSALGRYPREETAQVLADSQVLVFKLAEFEQFGQKNTRIVLQMLKVFSSQLRRVHKAVREFLGEHGASEASMELVRVGEYYYKAGKTDYALYAFGAYQKNFPAGPLTERVRRLAQSVKEGAAFPLDLPDINEEMQRNEVAQRTGQMVNRSEPQPVDDYANHADVDMPSDMPPPLDVDMGDIGDLPPPAGDFDLPMPDDFDMGTPSKTPAQHYSDGLSAFANHQFDEALAAYQQALEGSGSDAALHEKCLFELGRTHVKKADAKSAVEKFSELLRTHAQGSLTRKAMIQLAEIYERARDNARAASLYEKASRIPPQDKEANIALQKANQLKGQK; encoded by the coding sequence ATGCCGATTACACGAAATTACTCCGCTGGCTCGATCGTCTACTTTGCGGGCGATGTCGGCGAAGATGTGTACGTCATGCAAAAGGGGCGTATCTCTCTGATATCCACCTCGCTCGACCAGAAAGATGACATCAAAGAAGATGTGCGTAAGGGTGAGTTTTTTGGCGTCAAGTCGGCACTCGGCCGCTACCCGCGAGAAGAAACTGCACAGGTGCTCGCCGATTCGCAGGTGCTCGTTTTCAAACTCGCAGAGTTCGAGCAGTTTGGTCAGAAGAACACGCGCATTGTTTTGCAGATGCTCAAGGTGTTTTCATCGCAGCTGCGACGGGTGCACAAAGCCGTTCGCGAATTTCTCGGCGAGCACGGTGCTTCAGAAGCATCGATGGAGCTCGTGCGCGTGGGCGAATATTATTACAAAGCGGGCAAGACCGATTACGCGCTTTATGCCTTTGGCGCATACCAGAAGAATTTTCCCGCAGGGCCACTCACCGAACGCGTGCGCCGTCTGGCACAGTCGGTGAAAGAGGGCGCGGCTTTTCCCCTTGATTTGCCCGACATCAACGAAGAGATGCAGCGAAACGAAGTCGCGCAGCGCACCGGTCAAATGGTAAACCGCAGCGAGCCGCAACCGGTCGACGACTACGCAAACCATGCCGACGTCGACATGCCGTCAGATATGCCACCACCGCTCGATGTTGACATGGGTGACATCGGCGATCTGCCGCCGCCTGCCGGCGATTTTGATCTGCCCATGCCCGACGACTTTGATATGGGCACGCCGTCGAAAACACCTGCGCAACATTACAGCGACGGGCTCAGCGCATTTGCCAACCACCAGTTTGACGAAGCGCTCGCCGCATACCAGCAGGCGCTCGAAGGCTCAGGCAGTGATGCGGCGCTGCACGAAAAATGTTTGTTCGAGCTCGGGCGCACGCATGTGAAAAAAGCCGATGCCAAGAGCGCCGTTGAAAAGTTCTCAGAGCTGCTGCGCACGCATGCGCAGGGATCTCTCACCCGCAAGGCAATGATACAGCTCGCCGAAATATATGAGCGCGCGCGTGACAATGCCCGGGCTGCATCGCTCTACGAAAAGGCCTCGCGCATACCACCTCAAGATAAAGAGGCTAACATCGCGCTGCAGAAGGCGAATCAGCTTAAGGGGCAAAAATGA
- a CDS encoding amidohydrolase family protein, whose protein sequence is MAWELVNGTIITPHDVLERGSVQIDKTHIQHVSKSSRKSADTMQIDVNGMLVFPGLINCHDHLLGTYVPRVGDRRPYLNWLEWDNDLKSAPVYAERQQIDSSDLYLLGGYRHLLCGITRVQDHIPHFVREAFAKNLPIRIISDFAMAHSVTSFALKWGDGIEAEHAKAVKNNIPFITHCSEGYDEETLRSVETLAAKGALSKQTVLIHGIAFSDKDMDLLAEHQCNVVWCPVSNLYMFEQTARVKELMDRGINVTLGTDSPMSGSFSIFEEFRTAREFYRFAYGAELDDKVLIDMMTTNAARAMCLSDAGSIADGKAADLLLIDGAATNPWAALTHADYSDIMLVITEGQPKYGDIAFAPVFDAMKIPYQTIMVKGARKIVAGDILGLQNRIRRAVKFKKELDFLPIEAA, encoded by the coding sequence ATGGCCTGGGAACTCGTAAACGGAACAATCATCACTCCCCACGATGTGCTTGAGCGCGGCTCGGTGCAGATCGACAAGACGCACATTCAGCACGTGTCGAAAAGTTCGCGCAAGTCTGCCGACACCATGCAGATCGACGTCAACGGCATGTTGGTTTTTCCCGGGCTGATAAACTGCCACGATCACCTGCTCGGCACCTACGTGCCGCGGGTCGGCGACCGCCGGCCATACCTCAACTGGCTCGAATGGGATAACGATCTCAAGAGCGCCCCGGTCTATGCCGAGCGGCAGCAGATAGATTCTTCTGACCTTTACCTGCTCGGTGGCTACCGCCACCTGTTATGCGGCATCACGCGTGTGCAAGACCACATTCCTCATTTTGTGCGCGAGGCGTTTGCCAAAAATCTGCCGATTCGCATTATCTCTGATTTTGCCATGGCGCACTCGGTGACTTCGTTTGCCCTCAAGTGGGGCGACGGTATCGAAGCAGAGCACGCAAAAGCAGTGAAGAACAACATTCCATTCATCACTCACTGCTCTGAGGGTTACGACGAAGAAACCCTGCGCAGCGTCGAAACGCTCGCGGCGAAAGGTGCGCTCAGCAAACAAACCGTGCTCATTCACGGCATCGCGTTTTCTGACAAAGACATGGATCTTCTCGCCGAGCACCAGTGCAATGTCGTGTGGTGTCCCGTGTCGAACCTCTATATGTTTGAACAGACGGCGCGCGTCAAAGAACTCATGGACCGCGGCATCAATGTCACTCTTGGCACAGATTCGCCGATGTCGGGCAGTTTCAGCATTTTCGAAGAGTTTCGCACCGCGAGGGAGTTCTACCGGTTTGCTTATGGCGCCGAGCTCGACGACAAGGTGCTCATCGACATGATGACCACAAACGCAGCACGCGCGATGTGCCTCTCCGATGCAGGTTCAATCGCCGATGGCAAAGCGGCAGACCTGCTGCTCATCGACGGTGCGGCAACGAACCCGTGGGCTGCACTGACGCACGCCGACTATTCTGACATTATGCTCGTGATTACTGAAGGCCAGCCCAAATATGGCGACATTGCCTTTGCGCCGGTTTTCGATGCGATGAAAATACCCTACCAGACTATCATGGTGAAGGGTGCGCGCAAGATTGTTGCCGGCGATATTCTCGGCCTGCAAAATCGTATACGGCGTGCGGTCAAATTCAAGAAAGAACTCGACTTTTTGCCGATAGAGGCCGCCTAA
- a CDS encoding murein hydrolase activator EnvC family protein, whose translation MATPLVAVGGISDKPDFDDYRRVGRVVQPFSRSSEKKPYGVTLQLRENSIRNLAGGVVYGTGTMRGYGKYIIVDHGKGWHTLYSNVARIHVARGQQLARGSVIGSARSKRLFLVVSYRGNPINPSETIGRSTHEEHAGRALHALAASDETR comes from the coding sequence ATGGCTACCCCCCTCGTTGCCGTCGGGGGTATAAGCGATAAGCCGGATTTCGACGATTACCGTAGGGTGGGGCGCGTGGTTCAGCCCTTCTCTCGCAGCAGTGAAAAGAAACCATACGGAGTCACCCTGCAGCTGCGCGAGAATTCAATACGCAACCTCGCCGGCGGGGTCGTCTATGGCACCGGCACTATGCGCGGTTACGGAAAGTATATCATCGTCGATCACGGCAAGGGCTGGCATACGCTCTATTCAAACGTGGCGCGCATTCATGTCGCGCGCGGGCAGCAACTGGCGCGCGGCAGCGTAATCGGTTCAGCGCGAAGCAAAAGGCTTTTTTTGGTTGTATCCTACAGGGGAAATCCAATTAACCCCTCAGAGACTATTGGCAGATCAACGCATGAAGAGCACGCGGGGCGTGCTCTTCATGCGTTGGCTGCAAGCGACGAAACAAGATAA
- a CDS encoding bactofilin family protein has translation MAKYDQTNSVIGEGSIFEGRFYISGSLRVDGKFEGDIRTDEALVVGETGKVKTNISAREVVLAGTLIGDIDAKDEVRLTETGRMLGDITTPVLNISRGVVLKGTVNIHGGHKKDPRKIVEESYGLMRELDKKGIQ, from the coding sequence ATGGCGAAGTACGATCAAACAAACTCGGTAATCGGCGAAGGCTCGATCTTTGAAGGTCGCTTCTATATTTCAGGCAGCCTGCGCGTCGACGGCAAATTTGAGGGCGATATTCGCACCGACGAAGCGCTCGTCGTCGGCGAAACCGGTAAAGTCAAGACCAACATCAGCGCACGCGAGGTTGTACTCGCAGGCACGCTCATCGGCGACATCGATGCAAAAGACGAAGTGCGCCTGACCGAAACCGGCCGCATGCTCGGTGACATTACAACTCCGGTGCTCAATATTTCGCGCGGCGTGGTGCTCAAAGGCACCGTGAACATTCACGGCGGCCACAAGAAAGACCCGCGCAAAATCGTCGAAGAGAGTTACGGTCTCATGCGCGAATTAGACAAAAAGGGTATTCAATAA
- a CDS encoding M23 family metallopeptidase, with the protein MPSEKPRKRADKDFFVLNVKPTAAASAATVLPAQQAKPAIAGMRINLGFAEIAYQGKGQFLYFYKRRGTLKSGALHIDRKAMVWLLLAVTCLSVSLSFGLWKKRQNAVKLAFSDAKTGVGGVGRLESGKVISEASDITGEIAQFEGDEKIKDQLMGVLEEREQVDKAGEKGAQKVQKLQYKVKPGDTLKSVAKKYKVKPESISGSSRLNEFQEISVGQTLSIPTRDGFYYIVKKNERLANILQAHKVPLDKFMTENEHVNIDLLDIGEEIFLPGAKPIRHAEGWLIPVSSRVITSGYGYRRWPRSAFHKGLDLKAFYVPVRAAKSGTITYSGWLGGYGNAIIVQHDETYKTLYAHLSRRHVAVGQRVRRGQVLGRTGDTGYSFGPHLHFEISKNGENVNPVKFLKGLRGRSKKH; encoded by the coding sequence ATGCCCTCTGAGAAGCCACGCAAAAGAGCCGACAAAGATTTCTTCGTTCTGAACGTGAAGCCGACTGCGGCTGCAAGCGCGGCGACGGTATTGCCTGCGCAGCAGGCGAAACCTGCGATCGCGGGCATGCGAATCAATCTGGGTTTTGCCGAAATCGCCTACCAGGGCAAAGGCCAGTTTCTGTATTTTTACAAGCGCCGCGGCACACTCAAGAGCGGCGCGCTGCACATCGACCGCAAGGCGATGGTCTGGCTGCTTCTGGCCGTTACCTGCCTCTCTGTCTCGCTGAGCTTTGGCCTCTGGAAAAAGCGCCAGAATGCAGTGAAGCTCGCCTTCTCTGATGCGAAGACCGGCGTGGGCGGTGTCGGCCGTCTCGAATCCGGTAAGGTTATTTCAGAAGCTTCTGACATCACCGGTGAAATCGCACAGTTTGAAGGCGATGAAAAAATCAAAGACCAGTTGATGGGTGTGCTCGAAGAACGCGAGCAGGTCGACAAGGCCGGCGAAAAAGGCGCACAAAAAGTGCAGAAGCTGCAGTACAAAGTAAAGCCGGGTGACACCCTGAAATCCGTTGCTAAAAAATACAAAGTTAAACCCGAGTCGATCAGCGGTTCAAGTCGCCTCAACGAATTTCAAGAGATTTCTGTCGGGCAGACTCTGTCGATACCGACGCGCGATGGCTTTTATTACATCGTGAAGAAAAATGAACGCCTCGCAAACATCTTACAGGCGCATAAGGTACCGCTCGATAAGTTCATGACCGAAAACGAGCATGTCAACATCGACCTGCTCGACATCGGTGAAGAAATTTTCTTGCCCGGAGCGAAGCCTATTCGCCATGCAGAAGGCTGGCTGATACCCGTTTCGAGCCGCGTCATCACGAGTGGTTATGGCTACCGCCGCTGGCCGCGTTCGGCTTTTCACAAGGGTCTCGACCTCAAGGCGTTCTACGTTCCCGTACGGGCGGCAAAATCAGGCACCATCACGTATTCGGGTTGGCTCGGCGGCTATGGCAATGCGATTATCGTACAGCACGACGAAACATATAAAACGCTTTATGCACACCTCAGCCGCCGCCACGTGGCAGTCGGCCAGCGCGTTCGCCGTGGTCAGGTGCTCGGGCGCACCGGTGACACCGGTTACTCATTCGGACCGCATCTGCATTTTGAAATTTCCAAGAACGGTGAGAACGTAAACCCCGTGAAGTTTCTGAAGGGCCTGCGCGGCCGTTCAAAGAAGCATTAA
- a CDS encoding N-acetylneuraminate synthase family protein: MILRKSAANPADRVISPVEKPFLIAEFGLNHNRDLDLARRMADAAKDSGVDAVKMQSYTTRYFINRQFENTHGLYDIFAGLELDAAFHESLRDHVVGLGLAFFSTPLTEDQVPMLDQLGAPAFKIASGDVNNWPLIDAAAACDKPLIVSTGAASEAEIVSAIAHLNKKAKQNYALLHCVSLYPTKNEQANISRMLRIASLAPAATVVGFSDHTTGSEAAFAAVACGAQIIEKHFTLDKTLPGPDQSMSSDPAEIRHLRAQIDLAHAIRGNAANADCHAAETQSDYYGKRSLYEFEGKVRAMRPRHADFPRP, encoded by the coding sequence GTGATTCTTCGCAAGAGCGCGGCCAACCCGGCCGATCGCGTCATCTCGCCGGTTGAAAAGCCATTTCTCATCGCCGAATTCGGCTTAAACCATAATCGTGATCTCGATCTGGCGCGCCGCATGGCAGACGCCGCAAAAGATTCGGGCGTCGATGCGGTCAAAATGCAGTCATACACCACCCGATACTTTATCAACAGGCAGTTCGAAAATACGCACGGCCTTTATGATATTTTCGCCGGCCTCGAACTCGACGCGGCGTTTCACGAATCTTTGCGCGACCATGTCGTGGGCTTGGGGCTGGCATTCTTTTCGACCCCGCTGACTGAAGATCAGGTGCCGATGCTCGATCAACTCGGTGCACCCGCGTTCAAGATTGCATCGGGCGATGTGAACAACTGGCCGCTCATCGATGCCGCTGCCGCGTGCGACAAACCTCTTATCGTTTCGACGGGCGCAGCCAGCGAAGCAGAGATTGTCAGCGCCATCGCGCACCTGAACAAAAAAGCGAAGCAGAATTACGCGTTGCTGCACTGCGTCTCACTCTACCCTACCAAAAACGAGCAGGCAAATATCAGCCGCATGCTGCGCATCGCGAGCCTCGCACCGGCTGCAACAGTCGTCGGTTTCTCTGATCACACAACGGGCAGCGAAGCGGCTTTTGCAGCAGTCGCATGCGGAGCTCAGATTATCGAGAAACATTTTACCCTCGACAAAACTTTGCCCGGCCCTGACCAATCGATGTCTTCAGACCCAGCAGAAATTCGCCATTTGCGCGCGCAAATCGATCTCGCGCATGCGATTCGCGGCAATGCTGCGAATGCCGATTGCCACGCAGCAGAAACCCAGTCAGACTATTACGGCAAGCGATCGCTCTACGAGTTTGAAGGTAAGGTACGCGCGATGCGCCCACGGCATGCTGATTTTCCCAGGCCATGA
- a CDS encoding HPr family phosphocarrier protein: MVSRTATIKNESGVHARPAAVFVKMANRFPCEIFVEKDNQRINGKSIMGLMMLALTRDTRITVIAEGEKEEEAVAALCALVENSFIEA; the protein is encoded by the coding sequence ATGGTATCACGCACAGCGACAATCAAGAACGAATCGGGCGTTCATGCAAGGCCGGCAGCAGTTTTCGTAAAAATGGCGAATCGGTTTCCCTGTGAAATATTCGTAGAAAAAGACAACCAGCGCATTAACGGCAAGAGTATCATGGGCCTCATGATGCTGGCGCTCACGCGTGACACCCGCATTACCGTCATTGCTGAGGGCGAAAAAGAAGAAGAGGCAGTTGCGGCCCTCTGCGCGCTGGTCGAGAATAGTTTTATTGAAGCTTAG
- the hprK gene encoding HPr(Ser) kinase/phosphatase, with product MSCVCERRVWPPECHVSCPGWRYHDQEACYLKSVKVRELLKDADRLRLKLINEDADLDRELREIDVNRPGLALNGFFEHFAHDRVQVFGQGEHAFVSSILPEKLQEPLERYFNYPITGIVFTHSNFPPDLFLEYARRNRTPVFISEHRTSKFINVFTDFLDAALAPQTLLHGTLVEVSGVGILIQGKSGVGKSETALELVQRGHSLVADDAVRIICRDGSRLYGYVSQTIEHHLEIRGLGIISISDLFGAGAVRMNKRIDLIIHLEDWDDKKEYDRLGLEDHTEEILGVEIAVMTIPVRPGRNVPVLIETAAKNFNLKSRGHNAARKFQERLSRMIREAAES from the coding sequence ATTTCTTGCGTTTGTGAACGAAGAGTCTGGCCGCCTGAATGTCATGTTTCATGCCCAGGGTGGCGGTATCATGATCAAGAGGCCTGCTATCTGAAATCGGTCAAGGTCCGCGAACTTTTAAAAGACGCAGACCGGCTGCGTCTGAAGCTCATCAACGAAGACGCCGATCTCGACAGAGAGCTGCGCGAGATCGACGTCAACCGCCCGGGGCTTGCACTGAATGGATTTTTCGAACACTTTGCCCACGATCGCGTGCAGGTCTTCGGGCAGGGTGAGCATGCGTTCGTGAGCAGCATTTTGCCAGAAAAGCTGCAAGAGCCGCTGGAGCGTTACTTCAATTACCCGATTACGGGAATCGTCTTCACGCATTCTAATTTTCCCCCCGACCTTTTTCTCGAATACGCGCGCCGCAACCGCACACCGGTTTTTATTTCTGAACACCGCACGAGCAAGTTTATCAATGTGTTCACCGATTTTCTCGATGCCGCGCTCGCACCGCAGACTCTGCTCCATGGCACACTCGTTGAGGTTTCGGGCGTCGGTATTCTGATTCAGGGCAAGAGCGGCGTGGGCAAGAGTGAAACGGCGCTCGAACTCGTGCAGCGCGGGCATAGCCTCGTCGCAGACGACGCCGTGCGCATCATCTGCCGCGACGGCTCACGGCTTTACGGTTATGTTTCGCAGACTATCGAGCACCACCTCGAAATTCGCGGTCTTGGCATCATCAGCATCAGCGACCTTTTCGGGGCCGGGGCGGTGCGAATGAACAAACGTATCGACCTTATTATTCATCTCGAAGATTGGGATGACAAAAAGGAATACGACCGGCTGGGGCTTGAAGACCATACCGAAGAAATTCTGGGCGTTGAAATAGCCGTCATGACAATACCGGTGAGGCCGGGCCGAAACGTGCCGGTGCTGATCGAAACGGCCGCAAAGAATTTTAACCTCAAGTCGCGCGGCCACAACGCGGCGCGCAAATTTCAAGAAAGGCTTTCCCGCATGATTCGCGAGGCTGCAGAAAGCTAG
- the hpf gene encoding ribosome hibernation-promoting factor, HPF/YfiA family, whose product MEISYYFKNLPPTDAIKAYAGKKIEKLKERLHHIEGIDVRFSLERQNQFFEITVHGDATVFHLKKSDKDLYAAIDNALDVLNNQIDKYRKKFEEKTANVKEMFIPQAAGRVQDEETEIEVRDAEIKPMDDLEAVLQLRSKQFRFLMYHHVDEKRYGLVTARNDGNYSIVMPGGGGFVETIVRLSGNKLEKLAESVYPVSKFTVAEALDVLSDAALEFLAFVNEESGRLNVMFHAQGGGIMIKRPAI is encoded by the coding sequence ATGGAAATTTCATACTATTTCAAGAATCTGCCCCCAACCGACGCGATCAAAGCATATGCAGGCAAAAAGATTGAAAAGCTCAAAGAGCGGCTGCACCATATCGAAGGCATCGACGTGCGGTTCTCGCTCGAACGGCAAAACCAGTTTTTTGAGATCACAGTGCACGGTGACGCCACCGTCTTTCACCTTAAAAAGAGCGACAAAGACCTCTACGCGGCGATCGACAATGCACTCGATGTGCTGAACAACCAGATCGACAAGTATCGCAAGAAGTTCGAAGAGAAGACTGCCAATGTAAAAGAGATGTTCATACCCCAGGCGGCGGGCCGCGTTCAAGACGAAGAGACTGAAATCGAGGTGCGCGATGCAGAAATTAAGCCCATGGACGATCTCGAAGCCGTGCTGCAGTTGCGGTCTAAACAATTTCGTTTCTTAATGTACCACCATGTCGACGAGAAACGATACGGCCTTGTGACCGCCCGCAACGATGGCAACTACAGCATTGTCATGCCGGGCGGCGGTGGTTTTGTTGAGACAATCGTGCGACTCTCGGGCAATAAACTCGAAAAGCTCGCCGAATCGGTGTACCCCGTCTCGAAGTTCACTGTTGCCGAGGCTCTCGATGTGCTCAGCGATGCGGCGCTCGAATTTCTTGCGTTTGTGAACGAAGAGTCTGGCCGCCTGAATGTCATGTTTCATGCCCAGGGTGGCGGTATCATGATCAAGAGGCCTGCTATCTGA
- a CDS encoding SpoIIE family protein phosphatase: MLELRYGKRRVVKYRGAKTVIGGLTPKDKIDILMYVSKELSTINDKDTLFSRVISLCSEIFEADNVTLRIWENDMLHPVAFLAQTVPERRPLASGEGFSGSVFAEQKSSLIYDLSQNSKYLDPGENTLCVICAPISVREDKLGTLAVEKGTSHFYKNDDLEILEAMAAQIALAILSARLITGILEAQKTQQRLTSQLQFDLRIGRTVQSQIIHSSIPAFKAIDIRAAYEPMVEVSGDYFDYYRSHESLTLIMADVSGHGVPAALITMALHYHFRLLSAQGLSLLELLAQLSDHMKPILPSGIYFTAQLLRVHSDYSFTFVNAGHPKLMHFSAYSNQLLTQYDTPGYPLGIASFDINDYQEISGKLRPGETLVMLTDGFAEQQNSQREQPGVEKVISWIGTALAEPAGAIDSFMQSFKLYKGDEPNGDDLTILTLHYNLRHLEADTLIHQSRQKIKKADHAGARASAMAALAVRPEHQDALIIVGKLALVERDYRTAAEYLGHACAFDDHVEPQILLLAGHAAYKADDISSAKRYLKLLVADEPQNLKASLLLIRCYVRANEPHKALRTLNAAMKYAPQNEKLHQVAAYLTKSKKTPIPAKV, translated from the coding sequence ATGCTCGAACTCAGGTACGGCAAACGGCGGGTAGTAAAATATCGGGGCGCAAAGACCGTTATCGGTGGCCTTACGCCCAAAGACAAGATCGACATTCTCATGTACGTCAGCAAAGAGCTGTCGACAATCAACGATAAAGACACGCTGTTCTCGCGCGTCATTTCTCTTTGCTCTGAAATTTTCGAGGCCGACAACGTGACGCTGCGCATATGGGAAAACGATATGCTGCACCCGGTGGCGTTTCTCGCGCAGACAGTGCCCGAACGCCGGCCGCTCGCGAGTGGCGAAGGTTTTTCGGGTTCGGTTTTCGCCGAACAGAAGTCGAGCCTTATATACGATCTTTCGCAGAACTCGAAATACCTAGACCCGGGAGAAAATACGCTCTGCGTTATTTGCGCGCCGATCAGCGTGCGCGAAGACAAGCTCGGTACGCTCGCAGTCGAAAAGGGGACTTCGCACTTTTACAAGAACGATGACCTCGAGATTCTTGAAGCGATGGCAGCGCAGATCGCGCTCGCGATTTTGAGCGCGCGCCTCATCACCGGTATACTTGAGGCACAGAAAACCCAGCAACGCCTCACCAGCCAGCTACAGTTCGACCTGCGTATCGGGCGCACAGTGCAGTCGCAGATAATACATTCATCGATACCCGCTTTTAAGGCAATCGACATCAGGGCAGCGTATGAGCCGATGGTTGAGGTGAGCGGCGACTATTTCGACTATTACAGGTCGCATGAATCGCTCACGCTGATTATGGCCGACGTCTCGGGCCACGGAGTACCCGCTGCGCTCATCACCATGGCATTGCACTACCACTTTCGTCTGCTGAGTGCGCAGGGTTTGAGTCTGCTCGAGCTTCTGGCACAGCTGAGCGACCATATGAAGCCAATATTGCCTTCGGGTATTTATTTTACAGCACAGCTTCTGCGCGTTCACAGCGATTACAGTTTTACTTTTGTGAACGCGGGACATCCTAAACTCATGCATTTTTCTGCCTACAGCAACCAACTGCTGACGCAATACGACACGCCGGGTTACCCGCTCGGCATTGCCTCGTTTGACATCAACGACTATCAAGAGATCAGCGGAAAGTTGCGCCCCGGCGAAACGCTCGTGATGCTGACAGATGGTTTTGCCGAGCAGCAGAACAGCCAGCGCGAACAGCCCGGTGTCGAAAAAGTCATCAGCTGGATAGGCACAGCCCTCGCCGAACCCGCCGGCGCGATCGACTCGTTTATGCAGAGCTTCAAGCTCTATAAGGGCGACGAACCCAATGGCGACGACTTAACCATACTTACGCTGCACTATAATCTGCGCCACCTCGAGGCTGACACACTCATTCACCAGAGCCGGCAGAAAATCAAGAAAGCCGATCACGCCGGGGCAAGAGCGTCGGCGATGGCGGCGCTGGCGGTACGCCCCGAACACCAGGATGCTCTGATAATTGTCGGCAAACTTGCACTCGTCGAGCGTGACTACCGGACTGCAGCCGAATACCTCGGGCATGCATGCGCCTTTGACGACCATGTCGAGCCGCAGATTTTGTTGCTTGCGGGGCATGCCGCCTACAAGGCCGATGATATTTCTTCGGCCAAACGCTACTTAAAGCTGCTGGTCGCCGATGAGCCGCAAAACCTGAAAGCCTCGCTGCTGCTCATTCGCTGCTATGTGCGTGCCAACGAGCCGCACAAGGCACTGAGAACCCTGAATGCGGCGATGAAATATGCACCGCAAAATGAAAAATTGCACCAGGTCGCGGCGTATTTGACAAAGTCGAAAAAAACACCGATTCCGGCGAAAGTATAA
- a CDS encoding DUF962 domain-containing protein, which translates to MPEPPPTQYRYAWERDNYETLKSFWPFYLHEHSRRSNRLLHFVGSTLALLLAAVGIGTGTYILMLFALISGYAFAWFGHFFIEKNRPATFKYPLKSFISDWRMWYAMLTGNIDRELKKFGIVSR; encoded by the coding sequence ATTCCCGAGCCGCCACCGACACAATACCGCTACGCATGGGAGCGCGATAACTATGAAACCCTGAAGTCTTTCTGGCCTTTCTATCTGCACGAACATTCACGGCGCAGTAACCGGTTGCTGCACTTCGTCGGTTCAACTCTGGCGCTGCTGTTGGCTGCAGTAGGTATCGGTACCGGTACGTATATACTTATGTTGTTTGCACTCATCAGTGGCTATGCATTCGCCTGGTTCGGCCATTTCTTTATCGAAAAGAACCGGCCTGCGACATTCAAATATCCGCTGAAATCTTTTATTTCAGACTGGCGCATGTGGTATGCAATGCTTACCGGCAATATCGACCGCGAGCTGAAAAAGTTCGGCATCGTCTCGCGTTAG